A genome region from Drosophila simulans strain w501 chromosome 2R, Prin_Dsim_3.1, whole genome shotgun sequence includes the following:
- the LOC6735595 gene encoding protein Aster-B produces MKSIQARLSHRFRKPLAMDKPSSSNSNRMSRSTSNCRSPAIVRGPLSSEEFQEPATAVATHQRLFWSGQRGSTAGRDDKNKPDSTAAAGKKKPPTSTRQSNFTQTERSRTHRKLSTRSTRCNSVAVTALVSKENIPQTSGYRRPEDLTARCSASHEGRKLLQERLTVRVDALFNMLFSASPFLQSFHERRKSTDLNMGVWARNAGGQNQRTVSMTVTLQANVGPKTAKITETQTMRECSQPGQLYSIDVQSVNADIPYADTFVVLMHFCLKATVEEHTDVLVFAQIQFLKSVWAVVKTFIERNAYAGLEEFCQSLYSALLIEIRKR; encoded by the exons ATGAAGTCGATTCAGGCCCGGTTAAGCCACCGATTCCGAAAACCTTTGGCGATGGACAAGCCGTctagcagcaacagcaatcgGATGAGCAGGAGCACTTCGAACTGCAGGAGCCCTGCCATAGTACGTGGTCCGCTAAGCTCTGAGGAATTTCAGGAGCCGGCAACGGCAGTTGCCACACACCAACGGCTTTTCTGGAGCGGCCAGCGCGGCTCTACGGCGGGCAGGGATGATAAGAACAAGCCTGATTCGACCGCCGCCGCCGGAAAAAAGAAGCCACCTACGTCGACAAGGCAGTCAAATTTTACTCAGACGGAACGGAGTCGGACACACCGCAAGCTTAGTACGCGGAGCACGCGTTGCAATTCGGTGGCAGTTACGGCGCTGGTCAGCAAAGAAAACATACCACAAACATCCG GGTACAGAAGGCCGGAGGACCTGACCGCTCGGTGCAGTGCGTCGCACGAGGGGCGCAAGCTTCTGCAGGAGCGGCTGACGGTGCGGGTGGACGCACTGTTCAACATGCTCTTCTCTGCCTCGCCGTTTCTGCAGAGCTTCCATGAGCGACGCAAGTCCACCGATCTGAATATGGGCGTCTGGGCACGGAATGCCGGAGGCCAAAATCAGCGCACTGTCTCGATGACTGTGACACTTCAGGCGAACGTTGGTCCCAAAACTGCCAAAATTACCGAGACACAGACCATGCGCGAGTGCAGCCAACCCGGCCAACTGTACTCGATCGACGTGCAGAGCGTCAACGCAGACATCCCCTACGCGGACACCTTCGTCGTCCTGATGCACTTCTGCCTGAAGGCCACCGTGGAAGAGCACACGGACGTTTTGGTCTTTGCCCAGATCCAATTTCTAAAGTCCGTGTGGGCAGTGGTCAAGACCTTTATCGAGAGGAACGCGTACGCGGGTCTCGAGGAGTTCTGTCAATCTCTATACAGCGCCCTACTGATTGAGATTAGGAAGAGGTAG